Proteins from one Dromiciops gliroides isolate mDroGli1 chromosome 6, mDroGli1.pri, whole genome shotgun sequence genomic window:
- the MRPL49 gene encoding 39S ribosomal protein L49, mitochondrial, with protein MALAVVSSALRAGWRACGRPGRPACGLRWQSQTQEPPAYPGVVESTAEYEFVERLIPPASIPDPPRHQSYPTPSGWQPPRDPRPNLPYFIRRSRMHNVPVYTELTHGNRQMTLIRKVEGDIWALQKDVEAFLASLLGKAPVTQVNEVTRTLRIKGYFDQQLKAWLLEKGF; from the exons ATGGCGCTGGCGGTCGTGTCGTCCGCTCTCCGCGCGGGCTGGAGGGCTTGCGGGCGGCCAGGACGCCCGGCCTGCGGGCTCCGCTGGCAG AGCCAGACCCAGGAGCCGCCTGCTTACCCTGGAGTCGTGGAGTCCACGGCAGAGTATGAATTTGTGGAGCGCCTCATCCCCCCTGCCAGCATCCCAGACCCCCCCAGACACCAGAGTTACCCCACGCCGAGCGGCTGGCAGCCTCCCAGAG ACCCACGGCCCAACCTCCCCTACTTCATTCGTCGTTCCCGGATGCACAATGTCCCTGTCTACACTGAGCTCACCCATGGCAACCGTCAGATGACTCTGATCCGGAAGGTGGAGGGGGATATCTGG GCCCTGCAGAAAGATGTGGAAGCGTTCTTGGCCTCACTGTTGGGGAAGGCGCCTGTGACACAGGTCAACGAGGTGACCAGGACCCTGCGGATCAAGGGTTACTTTGACCAGCAGCTAAAGGCCTGGCTCCTGGAGAAGGGCTTCTGA
- the FAU gene encoding ubiquitin-like protein fubi and ribosomal protein S30 → MQLFVRAQALHTLEVTGQETVAQIKAHVASLEGIAPEDQVLLLGGSPLEDEAILDQCGLEPLSTLEVAGRMLGGKVHGSLARAGKVRGQTPKVAKQEKKKKKTGRAKRRMQYNRRFVNVVPTFGKKKGPNANS, encoded by the exons ATGCAGCTGTTTGTCCGCGCGCAGGCTCTACACACCCTCGAGGTGACCGGGCAGGAGACCGTCGCCCAGATCAAG GCCCATGTGGCATCCCTAGAGGGCATCGCCCCCGAGGATCAGGTCCTGCTTCTAGGTGGCTCCCCGCTGGAGGATGAAGCCATCTTGGACCAGTGTGGGTTGGAGCCGCTGTCCACTCTGGAAGTGGCCGGCCGAATGCTAGGAG GTAAAGTCCATGGCTCTCTGGCCCGAGCTGGAAAAGTGAGGGGTCAGACTCCCAAG gTGGCTAagcaggagaagaagaagaagaagacagggcGGGCCAAGAGGAGGATGCAGTACAACAGACGATTTGTCAATGTGGTGCCCACCTTTGGCAAGAAGAAGGGCCCCAATGCCAACTCCTAG
- the SYVN1 gene encoding LOW QUALITY PROTEIN: E3 ubiquitin-protein ligase synoviolin (The sequence of the model RefSeq protein was modified relative to this genomic sequence to represent the inferred CDS: inserted 2 bases in 1 codon), producing the protein MGLGRDSFPAGRCCVAPPPLLRQVLRTLATPFASSLGSTSGRGPSWGGASAWPSSSAGCGAVAALTAPAPQKWVSEGSRRGALGTEVTCPPPAFPAWRECGLMSWRRSRRCSRRRPGPARAREARAWGLPAGAMFRTAVMMAASLALTGAVVAHAYYLKHQFYPTVVYLTKSSPSMAVLYIQAFVLVFLLGKVMGKVFFGQLRAAEMEHLLERSWYAVTETCLAFTVFRDDFSPRFVALFTLLLFLKCFHWLAEDRVDFMERSPNISWLFHCRIVSLMLLLGALDFLFVNHAYHSILTRGASVQLVFGFEYAILMTMVLTIFIKYVLHSIDLQNENPWDNKAVYMLYTELFTGFIKVLLYMAFMTIMIKVHTFPLFAIRPMYLAMRQFKKAVTDAIMSRRAIRNMNTLYPDATIEELQAMDNVCIICREEMVTGAKRLPCNHIFHTSCLRSWFQRQQTCPTCRMDVLRASLPVQSPPAPEPAEQGPPPCPXPQPPNFPQGLLPPFPPGMFPLWPPMGPFPPMPPPSNADVPPASPSTSASTSRPTGSVPEPAPAPGFPFPPPWMGMPLPPPFGFPPMPVPPAGFAGLTTEELQALEGHERQHLEARLQSLRNIHTLLDAAMLQINQYLTVLASLGPPRPPAPASPTETSTPAAAASSSSSILSSEATPPSPGASPLPPEPVQQQPGPSAESIGAEELSEDAEPDAVELRRRRLQKLGSPASH; encoded by the exons atggggctggggagggaCAGTTTCCCGGCGGGAAGATGCTGCGTGGCGCCTCCACCCCTGCTCCGCCAGGTTCTTAGGACTTTGGCCACTCCGTTCGCCTCTTCCCTCGGGTCCACGAGTGGGCGGGGCCCCTCTTGGGGCGGGGCCTCCGCTTGGCCGAGTTCGAGTGCGGGCTGCGGGGCGGTGGCGGCACTTACGGCTCCGGCTCCGCAGAAGTGGGTGTCAGAGGGCTCCCGCAGGGGAGCCCTGGGCACGGAAGTGACGTGTCCCCCGCCCGCATTTCCGGCGTGGAGGGAGTGCGGCCTAATGAGCTGGCGGAGGAGCCGTCGCTGTAGCCGCCGCCGCCCGGGGCCAGCGCGAGCTCGGGAGGCCCGGGCTTGGG GTCTCCCGGCCGGGGCCATGTTCCGCACCGCCGTGATGATGGCCGCCAGCCTGGCGCTGACCGGGGCCGTGGTGGCCCACGCCTACTACCTCAAGCACCAGTTCTACCCCACCGTGGTCTACCTGACCAAGTCCAGCCCCAGCATGGCC GTCCTGTACATCCAGGCCTTCGTGCTCGTCTTTCTCCTGGGCAAGGTGATGGGCAAGGTGTTCTTCGGCCAGCTGAGGGCCGCTGAGATGGAG CACCTCCTGGAGCGCTCCTGGTACGCAGTGACCGAGACCTGCCTGGCCTTCACCGTCTTTCGGGACGACTTCAGCCCCCGGTTCGTGGCGCTCTtcaccctcctcctcttcctcaagtGTTTCCACTGGCTGGCCGAGGACCGGGTGGATTTT ATGGAACGGAGCCCCAACATCTCCTGGCTCTTTCACTGCCGCATCGTCT CCCTCATGCTCCTCCTGGGGGCCCTGGACTTCCTCTTCGTCAATCATGCCTATCACAGCATCCTGACCCGGGGGGCCTCCGTGCAGCTGGTCTTTGGCTTTGAG TACGCCATCCTGATGACGATGGTCCTCACCATCTTCATCAAGTACGTGCTACACTCCATCGACCTCCAGAATGAGAACCCCTGGGACAACAAAGCGGTCTACATGCTCTACACTGAGCTGTTCACAG GCTTCATCAAGGTCCTGCTTTACATGGCCTTCATGACCATCATGATCAAGGTGCACACCTTCCCACTCTTTGCCATTCGGCCCATGTACCTGGCCATGAG ACAGTTTAAGAAGGCAGTGACCGACGCCATCATGTCTCGCCGGGCCATCCGCAACATGAACACACT GTACCCGGATGCCACGATCGAAGAGCTCCAGGCCATGGATAACGTCTGCATCATCTGCAGGGAGGAGATGGTGACGGGTGCCAAGAGGCTTCCCTGCAACCACATCTTCCACACCAG CTGCCTGCGCTCCTGGTTCCAGCGGCAGCAAACCTGCCCCACTTGCCGCATGGATGTCTTGCGGGCCTCACTTCCTGTCCAGTCCCCACCCGCCCCAGAGCCTGCCGAGCAgggcccccccccctgccc gccccagcCCCCCAACT TTCCCCAAGGCctcctgcctccatttcctccggGGATGTTCCCCCTGTGGCCTCCCATGGGCCCCTTCCCCCCCATGCCTCCTCCCAGCAATGCAGACGTTCCACCTGCCTCGCCGTCCACCTCAG CCAGCACCTCTCGGCCCACTGGGTCTGTCCCTGAGCCCGCTCCAGCTCCtggcttccccttccctcctccctggaTGGGCAtgcccctgcctcccccattCG GGTTCCCCCCCATGCCAGTGCCCCCAGCAGGCTTTGCAGGCCTGACCACTGAGGAGCTGCAGGCCCTGGAGGGCCATGAGAGGCAGCATCTGGAAGCCCGGCTACAAAGCCTGAGAAATATCCATACCCTGCTGGACGCTGCCATGTTGCAGATCAACCAGTATCTCACTGTGCTGGCCTCCTTGGG CCCTCCCCGACCTCCTGCTCCTGCCAGTCCCACCGAGACGTCTACACCAGCGGCTGCAGCCTCCTCTTCCAGCAGCATCCTCAGTTCTGAGGCGACGCCCCCCTCACCAGGAGCCTCCCCGCTCCCCCCTGAGCCGGTGCAGCAGCAGCCGGGTCCAT CTGCTGAGTCCATTGGGGCTGAGGAACTATCAGAAGATGCGGAGCCTGATGCGGTGGAGCTTCGCCGCCGCCGCCTGCAGAAGCTGGGATCCCCTGCTTCTCATTGA
- the ZNHIT2 gene encoding zinc finger HIT domain-containing protein 2 codes for MEPAGLCGQCPPDEARPARYTCPRCNVPYCSLPCYRAHGACAEAFYRDQVLGELRGRTASPSRLAGALRRLRQQRDAEASEEHQGLGGLWERLQPAEKAAFERLLNRGEAGRLLPPWRPWWWRGGARAPLLEELRVREEGAEEPAPPPDPAPASQDVPEPMTAPPPVPSNIPALARLSGGRVPSPLLCFQLPNVLFAYAHAQGLYHGGLDDDPELLPDLCSTMLGVAGALGARQAFRSTREALHAAAHALRAGAHPPGPLGARGAMREAARLLLGESALPGAQKGYTLAALAQMARAFGRARSLVPAGELRERLYRARKKCQYLLSWTNEHEDALTPLALDCAHEYRAEEEEAGRVETLSAELERLWGGPRPPAPRTLIQELA; via the coding sequence ATGGAGCCCGCGGGGCTGTGCGGCCAGTGTCCCCCCGACGAGGCGAGGCCGGCACGCTACACCTGCCCCCGCTGCAACGTGCCCTACTGCTCGCTGCCCTGCTACCGGGCGCACGGAGCGTGCGCCGAGGCCTTCTACCGGGATCAGGTGCTGGGCGAGCTCCGCGGCCGCACCGCCTCGCCCAGCCGTCTGGCGGGCGCTCTGCGCCGGCTGCGGCAGCAGCGCGATGCCGAGGCGTCGGAGGAGCACCAGGGCCTGGGCGGCCTGTGGGAGCGGCTGCAGCCCGCCGAGAAGGCGGCCTTCGAGCGACTCCTAAACAGAGGCGAAGCCGGCCGGCTGCTGCCGCCATGGCGGCCTTGGTGGTGGCGCGGAGGGGCGCGTGCGCCGCTGCTGGAGGAGCTGCGCGTGCGCGAGGAAGGCGCTGAGGAGCCCGCACCCCCGCCTGATCCTGCCCCCGCCTCCCAGGACGTGCCCGAGCCCATGACTGCACCCCCACCCGTGCCCAGCAACATCCCCGCCCTGGCACGTCTCAGCGGTGGCCGCGTGCCCTCGCCCCTGCTGTGCTTCCAGCTGCCCAACGTGCTCTTCGCCTACGCGCATGCGCAGGGCCTCTACCATGGCGGCCTGGATGACGACCCGGAACTGCTGCCGGACCTTTGCTCCACCATGCTAGGGGTGGCAGGCGCACTTGGCGCCCGCCAGGCCTTCCGCTCCACACGCGAGGCCCTGCACGCAGCCGCGCATGCGCTGCGAGCTGGCGCACACCCGCCAGGGCCCTTGGGCGCACGGGGCGCCATGCGCGAGGCCGCGCGCCTTCTGCTGGGTGAGAGCGCGCTCCCTGGTGCGCAGAAGGGCTACACGCTGGCGGCGCTGGCGCAGATGGCGCGCGCATTCGGGCGTGCGCGCAGCCTGGTGCCGGCGGGCGAGCTGCGTGAACGCCTCTACCGAGCGCGCAAGAAGTGCCAGTACCTGCTGTCGTGGACCAACGAGCACGAGGACGCGCTCACACCGCTGGCCCTGGACTGCGCCCACGAGTACCgcgcagaggaggaggaggccggCCGGGTGGAGACGCTGAGCGCAGAGCTGGAGCGCCTGTGGGGGGGCCCGCGCCCCCCAGCCCCCAGGACCCTGATCCAGGAGCTGGCCTAA